A window of the Bacteroides thetaiotaomicron VPI-5482 genome harbors these coding sequences:
- a CDS encoding glycosyltransferase family 2 protein, whose translation MLEVDVVRISVIVPIYNVKLYIERCVRSLMEQTLENIEFIFVNDCTPDDSMDILHYVLEEYPKRREQIKIIEHETNRGISAVRNTGLKNATGQYIIYCDSDDWVEKNMYEKLLVKALETSADIVGCDFFDDYVAHSTIRKQLFPQQSEKCVKKMLRGELHCGTWNKLVIKSLYERTKIDFPEGINMWEDVSTIIPLCFHATKIDYIPEALYHYIHHNVSSYTYSVTEKSLENLVASIQLLESFFLTNQCFKTFGEDLCFMKLTVKLNLLLGSKGELQKKRNMLYSSANRYIFSYSGMSWYWKIALWVASKKMLFCFNVMSCIERIIKKWK comes from the coding sequence ATGCTGGAAGTAGATGTTGTTAGAATAAGTGTAATTGTTCCGATTTATAATGTAAAGTTATATATTGAGCGTTGTGTACGTTCTTTGATGGAGCAGACATTGGAAAATATAGAGTTTATTTTTGTGAATGATTGTACTCCAGATGATAGTATGGATATTTTACATTATGTATTGGAGGAGTATCCAAAACGTCGCGAACAGATTAAAATAATAGAACATGAGACGAATAGGGGTATATCAGCAGTGAGAAATACTGGTTTAAAGAATGCGACAGGACAATATATTATATATTGTGATAGTGATGATTGGGTAGAGAAGAATATGTATGAAAAATTATTGGTAAAGGCGCTTGAAACAAGTGCGGATATTGTAGGGTGTGACTTCTTTGATGACTATGTTGCTCACTCTACAATACGAAAACAATTATTTCCGCAACAATCAGAAAAGTGTGTGAAGAAAATGCTAAGAGGAGAATTACATTGTGGTACTTGGAATAAATTAGTAATTAAAAGTCTTTATGAACGGACGAAGATAGACTTTCCCGAAGGTATCAATATGTGGGAGGATGTATCTACTATCATTCCTTTATGCTTTCATGCTACTAAAATAGATTATATTCCTGAAGCACTTTATCATTATATTCATCATAATGTGAGTTCATATACATATAGTGTTACTGAGAAATCTTTAGAAAATTTAGTTGCTTCTATTCAATTACTTGAATCTTTTTTTCTTACTAATCAATGTTTCAAAACATTTGGGGAAGACTTGTGCTTTATGAAGCTTACTGTTAAATTAAACCTATTGTTGGGCAGCAAAGGTGAATTGCAAAAAAAAAGGAATATGTTATATTCTTCAGCTAATCGTTATATCTTTTCTTATTCCGGTATGTCATGGTATTGGAAAATAGCTCTTTGGGTGGCTTCAAAAAAAATGTTGTTTTGTTTTAATGTCATGTCGTGTATAGAGAGAATAATTAAAAAATGGAAATAA
- a CDS encoding CDP-glycerol glycerophosphotransferase family protein has protein sequence MMLVIKHLLGYFILLVSYVFPRISTIWVFGGENNAKYLYYKLNEKAADINCIWISKSKEEVAQVCSLKYKAFYLWSLKGLFYSLIAGRYIYTFSVSDINPWTIGWTKRVNLWHGVGIKNVEFKCKLGPLAKKYNPNSLKSRFLYPYLFFRPHLFLSTSPLMTKHFTECFRISEDRCIEAMYPRNEILLWAHDQIEEFLKRYNKEQELDVIEDCASYSYVYIYMPTWREDKRNILEIIDFDRLNQLCIKNNNLFLFRLHPNTEINLDMLVSYSNLRIIDSSCDIYPILPFTDVLITDYSSIYYDYMLIPNKQILLFPFDEEEYCTFNRDLAFDYKIYTPGIRIYSFEALLEIVESKKNLNIKEIKVIKKLFWKGRNESIIDRIINL, from the coding sequence ATGATGTTGGTTATCAAACACTTATTAGGATACTTTATTTTACTTGTATCTTATGTTTTTCCCCGTATTTCAACCATTTGGGTCTTTGGAGGAGAGAATAATGCAAAATATTTATATTATAAGCTAAATGAAAAGGCGGCAGATATTAATTGTATTTGGATTTCAAAGTCTAAAGAAGAGGTTGCACAAGTGTGTTCTTTAAAATATAAGGCTTTTTATCTTTGGAGTTTGAAGGGGCTGTTTTATTCATTAATAGCTGGACGTTATATTTATACGTTTTCTGTTTCAGATATAAATCCTTGGACTATTGGTTGGACAAAAAGAGTAAACTTATGGCATGGCGTGGGTATTAAGAATGTTGAATTTAAATGTAAGCTTGGTCCATTGGCAAAAAAGTATAATCCGAATAGTCTTAAATCTCGCTTCCTTTACCCATATTTATTTTTCAGACCTCATTTGTTTTTATCAACCTCTCCTTTAATGACTAAACATTTTACAGAGTGTTTCAGAATTTCGGAAGATAGATGTATAGAGGCTATGTATCCAAGAAATGAAATTTTATTATGGGCACATGATCAGATAGAAGAATTTCTTAAACGATATAATAAAGAGCAGGAACTGGATGTAATAGAGGATTGTGCAAGTTATTCTTATGTATATATTTATATGCCAACTTGGAGAGAGGATAAACGTAACATACTAGAGATTATTGATTTCGACAGATTGAATCAACTCTGTATTAAAAACAATAATCTATTTTTGTTTAGGCTACATCCAAATACGGAAATAAACTTAGATATGTTAGTGAGTTATTCAAATTTAAGGATAATTGATTCTTCTTGTGATATATATCCAATTTTGCCTTTTACTGACGTCTTAATAACAGACTATTCTTCAATTTATTATGATTATATGCTGATACCAAATAAACAAATTTTGCTATTTCCTTTTGACGAAGAAGAGTATTGTACTTTTAACAGGGATTTGGCTTTTGATTATAAAATATATACTCCAGGAATACGTATATATAGCTTCGAAGCTTTATTAGAAATTGTTGAATCGAAAAAGAACTTAAATATAAAAGAAATAAAGGTAATAAAAAAGCTCTTTTGGAAAGGGCGCAACGAATCTATTATAGACCGAATCATCAATCTATAG
- a CDS encoding glycosyltransferase family 25 protein produces MKAYIINLKKSVDRKKYMQEQLEKMFFLSAEFVEAVDARGMTEREKNVFFDTELFCKRYVKEVRPGEIGCTLSHQKCYRKLVESRDKYALILEDDIVIRHNIDTLVPEIEKLLNTDEPRVILLSGWYWYLGTKTIKQHYCLARVYDAFLTHAYIINREAASLLIEQRPFITADDWFYIRKKGVKLYAVLPHLLDQDWSGEYPTSINQEEKKRCPGLWKRKIEICFHSLLLKFLYIIKRFEKA; encoded by the coding sequence ATGAAGGCGTATATTATAAATCTAAAAAAATCTGTTGACCGTAAAAAGTATATGCAGGAGCAGCTTGAAAAAATGTTCTTTTTATCTGCTGAGTTTGTAGAAGCTGTGGATGCTAGAGGGATGACTGAAAGAGAGAAAAATGTTTTTTTTGATACTGAGCTTTTTTGTAAAAGATATGTAAAAGAGGTTCGTCCGGGAGAAATTGGCTGTACGCTTAGTCATCAGAAATGTTATAGAAAATTAGTGGAGTCAAGAGATAAATATGCACTGATTTTGGAAGATGATATCGTGATTCGTCATAATATTGATACTCTTGTTCCTGAGATTGAGAAACTATTGAATACCGATGAGCCCCGTGTCATACTTCTGTCTGGTTGGTATTGGTACTTGGGTACAAAGACAATTAAACAACATTATTGTCTAGCTCGTGTATATGATGCCTTTTTGACCCATGCTTACATTATAAATCGAGAAGCAGCTTCTTTGTTGATAGAACAGCGACCTTTTATTACTGCTGATGATTGGTTTTATATTCGCAAGAAGGGGGTCAAACTGTATGCCGTGCTTCCTCACTTGTTAGATCAGGACTGGAGTGGGGAGTACCCTACATCCATCAACCAAGAAGAAAAAAAACGATGTCCAGGGTTGTGGAAAAGAAAGATAGAAATTTGTTTTCACTCATTACTCTTGAAGTTTTTATATATCATAAAGCGGTTTGAAAAAGCGTAA
- a CDS encoding glycosyltransferase family 2 protein: MFSVLLSVYYNESPYYFRQSIDSLFNQSLQLAEVVLVKDGELTPELENVITEYTAKYLQIRVVPLKQNQGLGKALNEGLKHCSYDLVARMDTDDIAKPNRFEKQIRVFQEHPELDVVGAWIDEFEETTSNIISTRKLPEVHDDICQFAKKRNPENHPVIMFRKQAVLAAGGYQHFPLFEDYYLWIRMLQNGAKFYNIQESLLYFRFSSAMFKRRGGLKYVTTELRFQNLLRNLEFITFSEYLYNVFIRVITRMMPNSLRAILYKKALRK; this comes from the coding sequence ATGTTTTCCGTTTTATTATCCGTTTATTATAACGAATCTCCATATTATTTCCGACAATCAATAGATAGCCTTTTTAATCAAAGTTTACAATTAGCAGAAGTTGTATTGGTGAAAGATGGAGAGCTTACGCCTGAGTTGGAAAATGTAATAACTGAATATACTGCTAAATATCTTCAGATTAGAGTTGTTCCTTTAAAGCAGAATCAAGGACTTGGTAAAGCTCTAAATGAAGGCTTAAAGCATTGCTCCTACGATTTAGTTGCCCGAATGGATACAGACGATATAGCCAAGCCTAATCGTTTTGAGAAACAAATAAGGGTTTTTCAGGAGCATCCGGAATTGGATGTAGTAGGAGCATGGATTGATGAGTTTGAAGAAACTACTTCAAATATTATTTCTACAAGAAAATTACCTGAAGTTCATGATGATATTTGTCAATTTGCAAAGAAGCGTAATCCAGAAAATCATCCGGTAATCATGTTTCGTAAGCAAGCTGTATTAGCAGCTGGTGGATATCAGCATTTCCCTCTTTTTGAAGATTATTATCTATGGATACGTATGCTACAGAATGGTGCGAAATTTTATAATATCCAAGAGAGCTTATTATATTTTCGTTTTTCATCAGCTATGTTTAAACGAAGAGGTGGCTTAAAATATGTGACTACGGAACTACGTTTTCAGAATCTGCTGAGAAATTTAGAATTCATAACTTTCTCTGAATATCTCTATAATGTCTTTATACGGGTGATTACCAGGATGATGCCCAATTCTTTACGGGCTATCTTGTATAAAAAAGCTTTGAGAAAATAA
- a CDS encoding glycosyltransferase family 2 protein — protein sequence MTISFIIPVYNGERYISACLYSLLKQTYTDWQAILINDGSTDNSLSVLQSFAKSDSRFVVYSQNNQGVAIARNRGIKEAQGEYISFLDIDDTLVSDFLERFICHFEKNVDIVIAGYHVVRKNKKVLKQEANVTLEKIDYLKKVLRGKYGWELWAKVYRRELFDEPMYIPCHLRIGEDATVYMQLVARSCKVKIINEALYNYIQYPSSASHQRSVTLAEETLQAAFYIDHLLKKESFYQEIRDEIDAMYLLFYSNSTRKAFLRLNHPLIYQVYQEHYSLRALKILPLFKSIYISLSLLLRKTLS from the coding sequence ATGACTATTTCTTTTATTATTCCTGTGTATAACGGAGAACGTTATATCTCTGCTTGTTTATATTCCTTGTTAAAGCAAACATATACTGATTGGCAGGCAATTTTGATCAATGATGGTAGTACGGACAATTCACTTTCTGTACTTCAGTCTTTTGCGAAAAGTGATTCTAGGTTTGTTGTGTATAGCCAGAATAATCAAGGAGTTGCTATTGCACGAAATAGAGGAATAAAAGAGGCACAAGGAGAATATATTAGTTTTCTAGATATAGATGATACGTTAGTCTCAGATTTCTTAGAGAGATTTATTTGTCATTTTGAAAAGAATGTTGATATAGTGATTGCTGGTTATCATGTGGTTCGAAAAAATAAAAAAGTGTTAAAGCAAGAAGCAAATGTAACATTAGAAAAGATTGATTATTTGAAAAAAGTTTTGAGGGGAAAATATGGTTGGGAGCTATGGGCAAAAGTATATAGGAGAGAGTTGTTTGATGAACCTATGTATATTCCTTGTCATCTCAGGATTGGTGAAGATGCAACAGTATATATGCAATTAGTAGCACGCTCTTGTAAAGTGAAAATAATCAATGAAGCTTTATATAATTATATTCAATACCCTTCTTCTGCTTCACATCAGAGGTCTGTTACTTTGGCGGAAGAAACTCTTCAAGCAGCTTTTTATATTGATCATTTATTGAAAAAAGAATCTTTTTATCAGGAAATACGAGATGAAATAGATGCTATGTATTTATTGTTCTATTCAAATTCTACTCGTAAGGCATTTTTGAGATTAAACCATCCTTTGATATATCAAGTTTATCAAGAACATTATTCATTAAGGGCATTAAAAATACTTCCTTTATTCAAGAGTATATATATATCACTTTCTTTATTGTTAAGAAAAACTTTATCATAA
- a CDS encoding sugar transferase has product MEQQTTFIPDGMNAFERNVKRVGDCMIAGILMIIFSPLFLACYIAVKREDGGPAIFRQERIGRFGRPFYIYKFRSMRLDAEKMGPALYKGGKDERLTKVGKFLREHHLDELPQLWNVFCGHMAFIGPRPERKYFIDQIMEHDARYVFLYQIRPGVTSYATLYNGYTDTMDKMLRRLRYDLFYLQHRSWWFDFKILVKTFINICFGKKF; this is encoded by the coding sequence ATGGAACAACAAACAACTTTCATTCCTGACGGAATGAATGCTTTTGAGCGCAATGTAAAACGGGTGGGGGATTGCATGATTGCGGGAATATTAATGATTATTTTTTCTCCATTATTTTTAGCCTGCTATATAGCTGTGAAACGGGAAGATGGTGGTCCGGCTATCTTCAGGCAGGAACGTATCGGACGTTTCGGACGTCCGTTTTATATTTATAAGTTCCGTAGTATGCGTTTGGATGCGGAAAAAATGGGTCCTGCGCTATATAAGGGTGGGAAAGATGAACGATTGACTAAAGTCGGTAAGTTTTTGCGTGAACATCATTTAGATGAATTGCCGCAACTTTGGAATGTCTTTTGTGGACATATGGCTTTTATTGGTCCTCGTCCCGAACGGAAATATTTCATAGATCAGATAATGGAACACGATGCTCGTTACGTATTTTTGTATCAGATACGACCGGGCGTAACTTCGTATGCTACGCTATACAATGGGTACACAGATACGATGGATAAAATGTTACGTCGTCTCCGATATGATTTGTTTTATTTGCAACATCGCTCATGGTGGTTTGATTTTAAGATTTTGGTGAAGACATTTATAAATATTTGTTTTGGCAAGAAGTTTTGA
- a CDS encoding lipopolysaccharide biosynthesis protein, giving the protein MSSSLINKATKGVFWSAIERFSVQGIQFVLSIIIARLLLPSDYGLIAMLSIFLAVAQSFIDSGFSNALIQKQNRTEIDYSTVFYFNIGIGLFFYLVFYISSPYIALFYSEPQLCLITKIVGLNVVINSFGVVQRAKFSIALNFRLQAVASLTAVILSGVLGVSLAYYGYGAWSLVMQSLLNNFFNVLLLWLLSKWYPLWCFSWNSFKSLFSFGSKLLVSGLLHTLYTNLYSLAIGKKMTSGDLGLYNRASTLAAFPAGNITDVMYKAMFPVLCTIQDSDEELEVYFLRYIRSACYVVFPLMIGLAVLADPFVKVVLTDRWSGIVPILQILSFAYMWDPVMRINNHFLYAKGRTDYTLKAEVFKKIIAFSILLLTIPFGLYVIAWGVVIYSFIDIFVITRYTCIISNVTLTSEIKKLFPVLLLALSMGACVWLSTYFVISSVLKLLSGVLIGVVYYLVVSKIFKFEEMCFLQNMIVRLKNK; this is encoded by the coding sequence ATGTCGTCTTCTCTTATAAATAAAGCCACAAAGGGCGTTTTTTGGAGTGCAATTGAACGTTTCTCAGTTCAAGGTATTCAGTTTGTACTAAGTATTATTATTGCTCGCTTGCTATTACCATCAGATTACGGACTCATAGCTATGTTGAGTATATTTCTTGCTGTAGCGCAGAGTTTTATTGATAGTGGTTTTTCAAATGCGTTGATACAGAAGCAGAACCGTACAGAGATTGATTATTCTACTGTATTCTATTTTAATATAGGCATCGGTCTTTTCTTCTACCTTGTATTTTACATTTCTTCTCCTTATATTGCTCTTTTTTATTCAGAGCCTCAGTTATGTTTGATTACAAAAATAGTAGGGTTGAATGTAGTGATAAATTCTTTTGGGGTAGTGCAAAGGGCAAAGTTCTCAATCGCCTTAAATTTTAGGTTGCAAGCTGTTGCTTCATTAACGGCAGTAATTTTAAGTGGAGTCTTAGGGGTCAGTTTAGCATATTATGGGTATGGCGCTTGGTCCTTGGTGATGCAAAGTTTGTTGAATAATTTTTTTAATGTATTGTTGCTTTGGTTATTATCTAAATGGTATCCTCTATGGTGTTTCTCATGGAATAGTTTCAAATCTCTTTTTTCATTTGGAAGTAAGTTATTAGTGTCGGGTCTTCTACATACTTTGTATACGAATCTTTATTCTTTGGCAATTGGGAAGAAAATGACTTCTGGGGATCTTGGTTTGTATAATAGGGCATCTACTTTGGCGGCTTTTCCGGCAGGAAATATTACAGATGTGATGTATAAAGCTATGTTCCCTGTTCTTTGCACTATACAAGATAGTGATGAAGAGTTGGAGGTCTATTTTCTGAGGTATATTCGTTCAGCATGTTATGTCGTTTTCCCTTTGATGATTGGTTTGGCTGTGTTAGCTGATCCTTTTGTTAAAGTTGTTTTGACAGACAGATGGTCAGGGATAGTTCCAATACTACAAATTTTGTCTTTTGCATATATGTGGGATCCTGTAATGCGCATTAATAATCACTTTTTATATGCTAAAGGTAGAACGGACTATACGCTGAAGGCAGAAGTCTTTAAAAAGATAATTGCTTTTTCGATTCTTCTGTTGACTATTCCTTTTGGGCTGTATGTTATAGCTTGGGGAGTCGTTATTTATTCATTTATAGATATATTTGTAATTACAAGATATACTTGTATAATTTCTAATGTAACATTGACCAGTGAGATAAAGAAATTATTTCCAGTATTATTGTTAGCTTTAAGTATGGGAGCGTGTGTATGGTTATCAACCTATTTCGTTATTTCTTCTGTGTTAAAACTTCTCTCAGGCGTTCTTATTGGTGTGGTCTATTATTTGGTAGTTTCCAAGATATTCAAGTTTGAGGAGATGTGTTTTTTGCAAAATATGATTGTGAGATTGAAAAATAAGTAA
- a CDS encoding Wzz/FepE/Etk N-terminal domain-containing protein: MSEQSVERKLEDMEIDLLDIFRKIVAIRKKIYKAATIGLLIGIIVGVSIPKRYTVTVTLSPEMGNDKGNSGLTGLAASFLGGSASMGGGVDALNASLSSDIVSSTPFLLELLNMQVMVDKGETKTLSGYLMTESSPWWSYIIGLPSMFISGVKSLFTDEEELFGERQQGGVVILTEKEKDQIDALKKNITAIIDKKTAITNVSVTLQNPKIAAVIADSVVHRLQEHIIGYRTSKAKEDCVYLEKLFEERKQEYYATQKDYAEYVDTHDNLILQSVRAEQERLQNDMSLAYQVYSQVANQLQVARAKVQEEKPVFAVVEPAVVPLKASGLGLKVYVLLFVFLFVFGTISWILMGRNIFNCLRKNKI; encoded by the coding sequence ATGTCAGAACAATCAGTAGAAAGGAAACTGGAAGATATGGAGATTGATTTATTGGATATATTTCGTAAAATTGTAGCAATTCGTAAGAAAATTTATAAAGCAGCTACCATTGGTTTGTTAATTGGTATTATTGTAGGGGTGAGTATCCCTAAAAGATATACGGTCACTGTAACTCTTTCTCCGGAAATGGGGAATGATAAAGGAAACAGTGGGTTGACTGGCTTAGCTGCCTCTTTTTTAGGTGGGAGTGCTAGTATGGGAGGGGGTGTTGATGCATTAAATGCTTCCCTGTCATCAGATATTGTATCTTCTACTCCTTTTTTGTTGGAGTTATTGAATATGCAGGTTATGGTAGATAAAGGAGAAACAAAAACACTATCTGGTTATTTAATGACAGAATCTTCCCCTTGGTGGAGTTATATCATAGGTTTACCCAGTATGTTTATTAGTGGAGTGAAATCTTTATTTACTGATGAAGAAGAACTATTTGGTGAAAGACAACAGGGTGGGGTGGTTATCTTAACTGAGAAAGAGAAAGATCAGATTGATGCGCTAAAAAAGAATATAACGGCTATTATTGATAAGAAAACGGCTATCACCAATGTTAGCGTTACTTTGCAGAATCCTAAAATAGCTGCGGTTATAGCAGACTCTGTCGTTCATCGTTTACAAGAACATATCATAGGCTATCGTACTTCAAAAGCAAAAGAAGATTGTGTTTATCTGGAGAAGTTGTTTGAAGAGAGGAAGCAGGAATATTATGCTACTCAAAAAGATTATGCCGAATATGTGGATACACATGATAATTTAATTCTTCAGAGTGTACGTGCTGAGCAGGAACGTTTGCAGAATGACATGAGTTTGGCATATCAAGTATATAGTCAGGTAGCCAATCAGCTGCAGGTTGCCAGGGCTAAAGTACAAGAGGAAAAACCTGTGTTTGCAGTGGTGGAACCGGCTGTTGTTCCATTGAAAGCTTCAGGATTAGGTTTGAAAGTTTATGTTTTACTATTTGTATTTTTATTTGTTTTTGGTACTATAAGCTGGATATTGATGGGGAGGAATATATTTAACTGTTTGAGGAAAAATAAAATTTGA
- a CDS encoding bifunctional cytidylyltransferase/SDR family oxidoreductase has translation MRNIAVILAGGSGQRLGENIPKQFLKIAGKKVIEHTITVFQNHSLIDEIVVVVHPDYIRDVEDISLRNSFNKLKKILLGGKERYHSSLAAINAYDEEVNLLFHDSVRPLVNERIINDCIRALLTYNAVDVAIPTTDTIIQVDDNNEIVKIPSRILLRNGQTPQAFKRSVIKAAYEKALLDPLFKTTDDCGVVLKYLPDESIYVVNGEQFNMKLTYKEDIFLLDKLFQLRSIRNQPTLLEKSEMEELQGKVVVVFGGTYGIGQDICEICREYKTSLYVYSRSTGVDVSNSQSVRRVLSEIFDKEGRIDWIVNTAGILDKQPLANMSYEAVHQSIDVNYLGNIIVAKESFFYLKESKGSLLFFTSSSYTRGRALYSLYSSSKAAIVNFVQALSEEWFEYGIRVNCINPERTKTPMRIQNFGNEPEDTLLEPKVVAIVSVNTLLSEMTGEVVDVKR, from the coding sequence ATGAGAAATATAGCAGTAATTCTAGCCGGTGGTTCCGGACAACGATTGGGTGAGAATATACCTAAACAGTTTTTAAAAATAGCAGGTAAAAAAGTCATTGAACATACTATTACTGTTTTTCAAAATCATTCTTTGATAGATGAAATTGTAGTTGTAGTCCATCCAGACTATATAAGGGATGTAGAAGATATTTCGTTGAGGAATTCTTTCAATAAACTAAAAAAAATATTATTAGGGGGAAAGGAAAGATACCACTCTAGTTTGGCAGCTATCAATGCTTATGATGAAGAAGTGAACTTATTATTTCACGATTCAGTTCGTCCTCTTGTCAATGAGCGGATTATAAACGATTGCATCCGTGCATTGTTGACTTACAATGCCGTTGATGTAGCAATTCCTACAACGGATACTATTATTCAAGTAGATGATAATAATGAGATTGTCAAAATACCCTCACGCATATTATTGCGTAATGGACAAACACCTCAGGCATTTAAACGTTCTGTTATAAAAGCCGCTTATGAAAAAGCTTTGCTTGATCCCTTGTTTAAAACAACTGATGACTGTGGTGTAGTTTTAAAATATTTGCCTGATGAATCTATTTATGTAGTCAATGGAGAGCAATTTAATATGAAGTTGACATATAAAGAAGATATTTTTCTTTTAGATAAACTTTTTCAATTGCGTAGCATTAGGAACCAGCCCACTTTATTGGAAAAATCGGAAATGGAGGAACTACAAGGAAAGGTAGTTGTAGTTTTTGGGGGTACGTATGGTATCGGACAAGATATTTGTGAAATTTGTCGGGAATATAAAACGTCGTTGTATGTATACAGTCGTTCTACAGGAGTGGATGTGTCGAATAGTCAAAGTGTAAGGAGAGTTTTATCTGAAATATTTGATAAGGAAGGACGGATTGACTGGATCGTTAATACCGCTGGTATATTGGACAAACAGCCTTTGGCGAATATGAGTTATGAAGCGGTACATCAAAGCATTGATGTAAATTATTTAGGTAATATTATTGTTGCAAAAGAATCTTTTTTTTATTTGAAAGAAAGTAAAGGATCGTTGTTGTTTTTTACTTCTAGCTCTTATACACGCGGAAGGGCGTTGTATAGTTTATATTCATCGTCTAAAGCTGCTATTGTAAACTTTGTACAAGCTTTGAGTGAAGAGTGGTTTGAATATGGTATTCGTGTGAATTGCATCAACCCAGAACGTACTAAGACCCCTATGCGTATTCAGAATTTTGGAAATGAACCGGAAGATACTTTATTAGAACCGAAAGTGGTAGCAATCGTATCAGTAAATACTTTGCTATCGGAAATGACAGGTGAGGTTGTTGATGTAAAAAGATAA